The proteins below come from a single Stomoxys calcitrans chromosome 1, idStoCalc2.1, whole genome shotgun sequence genomic window:
- the LOC131996801 gene encoding uncharacterized protein LOC131996801 has product MSLNRYIRIADRMVEFEAFLNDKQAPMSSSFLLETHMEELSKTWAEFRISYEQCLQDIESEADGELDGKGNSDEASEVTMVKAKYNSTYSTYCRCHAQLQELHFALMSPKQTRSPQSIPCPNTGLITGPCPQPGFKLPPCEIPLFSGDYSSWPTFRDVFTAVCSKNSRLSAVEKLFHLNQRTQGEPHDIVSKFPLTNENFELAWSNLSSRYENKRVLVNIQLKSLFNLPHITTESGDSIKKLQRDMNSCISLLKLYDIDVESWGPIFVFICSNRLPDTTLTLWEQSLPDKTGIPEWSELDSFLTSRHRTLESVSEIRRKYTAVPSGNSVSKGKSSPNPNMKNIRAFQNNVNQTKCVLCPTELHVIRKCPRFLNMDVAHRFDEIKKNALCINCFSKVHTLKKCTSRFSCAKCNKRHNTLLHRETSNPPSDPPVVSSNATQAVATASNSSNQSEIQSTSTTNPVIQTCFSSSSRGVLLGTALVNISHGELTYIARALVDSGSEGTFMSEKLFNTLRLPFKRRSATVSGLNNTISAAVQKECTFTLGSIKDPAIEIFTTALVVPHLSGDLPSRTIDPSIISEIPKIPLADPRFFKSSNIDLLIGADLLPSIMLSGIIREICGTLMAQETVFGWILTGPAPAQPISTFSTIVSYFCEISLDKEISRFWEVEDLPRKKFLSPEDIFCENLYTTTTRRNPNGRYEVSLPFKSDYPEGISIGKSRNCVLAQFLRNEARLMRNSSFKLEYDQVLDEYISLGHMSEIQSNDESNLTRHYYLPHHAVVKPESTTTKVRVVFNASSSSSNGVSLNDVLYTGPVLQQDLTILILKWRFFRYVFNGDITKMYRQIMINPEHSAYQRILFRRSPNDTIKDYELRTVTFGVNCAPFLAIRTMLQLADDVQMTHPLASGIIRNSMYVDDVLSGAHSIKAAIEARDQLITALKSAGFSIRKWTSNSKKIITDLPPDQLLNEDFLELDDSSMAKTLGIRWNARSDSFFFTLSCLPSPCLYTKREVLSQISKLFDPAGWLAPYIILAKMIMQEIWIERTDWDDQITETSLEKWQSFLSAYQYIDSVRIPRWFDYQPGSEIQFHGFSDASEKAYAAALYIRVKSKESVCTHLVCSKTKVAPLKTLSIPRLELCGATLLAEIIDHIIPQLQIDSYSIFCWTDSTIVLSWLAKPPCYWTTFVANRVSKITQVVSPKDWYHVRSESNPADLASRGSYPQHLVDNHLWWYGPDWLSRQPDSWPTVNGGIYEAIDIERKSIKVNFSFFSNFEDILGRFSSLPKALRVVAYVYRFFYSTHPNFRSDFHRSSKDVSSTEIALIQSRLIIMSQKASYPDEYLNLSAKTQIDPSSTILSLNPFIDHEGVMRVCGRLTSSPSLTYDERHPILLPYNCQFSRLLVRFIHDISLHGGNQLVLKLIRMKYWIPRAKNLIKAAINKCKPCVIYRHKCHEQLMSSLPPERTEISRPFTHTGLDFAGPFDIKSFSGRNCRMTKGYGSCFTKTGCKYCQGKHHSLLHLHPRLKKDKPSRRKQRTLRGEPEPKPSTSAAGAARNRSQKTESKDRTTPTETDYSNTSLSAILKQNLMTLLPTAVVKILSPKGERTSSACWLRKKKRPQQQNHDQPTNIRYSNIDYNSRPAAQIYNVHIFSTNSKKMEVEKRVINFDGSEKTINVGEFVFSVERLREDYKCRRSADTG; this is encoded by the exons ATGTCTCTCAACAGATACATCAGGATTGCCGATAGAATGGTCGAGTTCGAGGCTTTCCTTAACGATAAGCAGGCTCCCATGTCCTCATCGTTTCTCCTCGAGACACATATGGAGGAATTGTCCAAAACCTGGGCGGAATTTAGAATCTCTTACGAGCAGTGCTTACAGGATATTGAAAGTGAGGCGGACGGGGAATTAGATGGGAAGGGCAATTCGGATGAGGCCTCGGAAGTGACTATGGTCAAGGCAAAATACAATAGCACCTATTCAACGTATTGTCGATGCCATGCACAATTACAGGAACTGCACTTCGCGTTAATGTCCCCAAAGCAAACCCGGAGTCCTCAGTCAATTCCTTGCCCGAACACTGGACTCATTACGGGCCCTTGCCCACAACCTGGGTTCAAACTGCCCCCTTGCGAGATACCTCTGTTTAGTGGTGACTACTCATCGTGGCCCACATTTAGGGACGTGTTTACGGCGGTCTGTTCGAAGAATTCAAGGTTAAGCGCAGTTGAAAAACTCTTCCACCTTAACCAAAGGACCCAAGGAGAACCCCATGACATAGTCAGCAAGTTCCCCCTGACCAATGAGAACTTTGAACTGGCTTGGAGTAACCTTTCCTCTCGATACGAGAACAAGCGGGTCCTGGTTAATATCCAGTTGAAATCCCTGTTTAATCTCCCACATATCACCACGGAATCTGGAGACTCGATTAAGAAGCTTCAGAGGGATATGAACTCTTGCATCTCATTACTTAAATTGTATGATATAGATGTTGAGAGCTGGGGACCGatctttgtgtttatttgttcaaACCGTCTTCCGGATACTACGCTCACGCTGTGGGAGCAATCATTACCTGACAAGACCGGGATTCCGGAATGGTCTGAGTTAGATAGTTTTCTGACGAGTCGGCATCGAACACTCGAATCCGTGTCGGAGATTAGGAGAAAATATACCGCAGTCCCCAGTGGGAATTCTGTATCGAAGGGCAAGTCCAGTCCGAATCCGAACATGAAGAATATTCGGGCATTCCAGAACAATGTGAACCAAACCAAGTGCGTACTATGTCCGACTGAACTTCATGTTATAAGGAAATGTCCAAGGTTTTTGAATATGGATGTTGCCCATAGATTTGATGAGATTAAGAAGAATGCTCTGTGTATAAATTGCTTTTCGAAAGTGCATACCTTGAAAAAATGTACTAGCAGGTTTTCATGTGCGAAGTGCAATAAACGGCATAACACCCTACTTCACCGCGAAACTAGTAATCCCCCTTCTGATCCACCGGTCGTCAGCTCAAATGCTACCCAGGCTGTAGCAACTGCCTCAAATAGCTCGAATCAATCTGAAATACAGTCCACTAGTACGACCAATCCGGTCATACAAACTTGCTTTTCCAGCAGTTCAAGAGGAGTTCTCCTGGGCACTGCGCTTGTTAATATATCCCACGGGGAGTTGACGTACATAGCACGGGCGTTGGTAGACTCGGGTTCAGAGGGTACTTTCATGTCTGAAAAGCTATTCAACACACTTCGACTTCCTTTTAAACGTAGATCTGCTACGGTATCTGGTCTGAACAACACGATTTCTGCAGCTGTTCAGAAGGAATGTACCTTCACACTGGGGTCTATTAAAGACCCAGCGATCGAGATTTTCACGACGGCCCTGGTGGTGCcccatttatcgggagatctccCATCTCGTACCATTGACCCATCCATTATTTCGGAGATCCCGAAGATACCCCTCGCAGATCCCCGTTTCTTCAAGAGTTCGAATATCGATCTGTTGATTGGGGCGGATCTACTCCCTTCCATAATGCTCTCGGGCATTATTAGGGaaatctgtgggacattaatgGCGCAGGAGACCGTCTTCGGCTGGATCCTTACAGGACCAGCACCTGCTCAACCTATCTCCACATTTTCCACGattgtttcatatttttgtgaaatctcCTTAGACAAGGAAATTTCAAggttttgggaggtggaggaTCTTCCACGGAAGAAGTTTTTATCTCCAGAGGACATATTTTGTGAGAATCTATATACCACCACAACAAGAAGAAATCCAAATGGCAGATATGAGGTATCCCTCCCGTTCAAATCTGATTATCCAGAGGGGATAAGTATTGGAAAATCCAGAAATTGTGTGTTGGCTCAGTTTTTAAGAAACGAGGCCCGTTTGATGCGCAATTCCAGTTTTAAATTGGAATATGATCAAGTCTTGGATGAATATATATCCCTTGGACATATGTCCGAAATTCAGTCCAATGATGAGTCTAACCTGACGCGACACTATTACTTGCCTCATCACGCGGTTGTAAAACCCGAAAGTACCACCACCAAGGTACGTGTGGTATTTAATGCCTCTTCTTCATCATCCAATGGAGTTAGTCTCAATGATGTCCTTTATACAGGTCCGGTCTTGCAACAGGACCTTACAATCCTTATTCTTAAGTGGCGTTTTTTCCGATACGTCTTTAATGGTGACATAACTAAAATGTATCGACAGATTATGATAAACCCGGAACATTCTGCGTATCAACGCATTCTATTTCGCCGAAGTCCGAATGACACCATCAAGGACTATGAATTGAGGACTGTCACTTTCGGGGTTAACTGTGCCCCATTTTTAGCCATCCGCACAATGTTGCAATTGGCTGATGATGTCCAGATGACACATCCACTGGCAAGTGGAATTATTCGAAACTCCATGTACGTTGACGACGTCCTATCCGGAGCTCATTCAATTAAGGCTGCGATAGAAGCCAGGGATCAGTTAATTACTGCTTTAAAGTCCGCAGGTTTCTCTATCCGAAAATGGACATCAAACTCTAAGAAAATTATTACCGATCTTCCTCCAGATCAACTACTTAATGAGGATTTTCTCGAACTGGATGACAGTAGTATGGCAAAAACTCTTGGAATCCGATGGAATGCGCGGTCGGACTCCTTCTTTTTTACTTTAAGTTGTCTTCCATCTCCATGTCTGTATACTAAGAGGGAAGTCCTTTCACAGATATCAAAGTTATTTGATCCTGCAGGATGGCTTGCACCTTATATCATTTTGGCCAAAATGATAATGCAAGAAATTTGGATCGAACGTACCGATTGGGATGACCAAATAACTGAGACGTCCTTGGAGAAATGGCAGTCGTTCTTATCTGCATACCAGTATATCGATTCTGTCAGAATACCACGTTGGTTCGATTATCAGCCCGGTAGTGAAATCCAATTCCATGGATTTAGCGATGCTTCAGAAAAAGCATACGCAGCTGCTCTTTATATCCGAGTTAAGAGCAAAGAATCCGTTTGCACCCACTTAGTATGCTCCAAAACCAAAGTAGCTCCTCTTAAGACTTTGTCCATCCCTCGATTGGAATTATGCGGGGCTACATTATTGGCAGAGATAATAGATCATATCATTCCGCAGCTACAGATTGATAGCTATTCCATTTTTTGTTGGACCGACTCCACAATTGTCCTTTCATGGCTAGCCAAACCACCTTGTTACTGGACAACATTTGTCGCAAACAGGGTGTCCAAAATAACTCAGGTTGTTAGTCCAAAGGACTGGTATCATGTACGATCGGAGTCTAATCCTGCCGACCTTGCGAGTAGAGGCTCTTATCCTCAGCACCTTGTTGACAACCACCTGTGGTGGTATGGGCCAGATTGGCTTTCGAGGCAGCCTGACAGCTGGCCAACGGTTAATGGCGGAATTTATGAAGCGATAGATATTGAGAGAAAATCTATCAAGGTCAACTTTTCCTTTTTCAGTAATTTTGAGGATATTCTTGGAAGGTTTTCGTCCCTGCCGAAGGCATTGCGGGTCGTTGCATATGTATATAGATTCTTCTATAGCACCCATCCAAATTTCCGCTCAGATTTTCACCGGTCGTCAAAGGATGTATCATCAACCGAAATAGCTCTTATTCAGTCAAGGCTTATAATAATGAGTCAAAAGGCTAGTTATCCAGATGAGTACTTGAATTTGTCCGCCAAAACGCAGATTGATCCTTCAAGTACAATTCTGAGTTTAAATCCTTTCATCGATCACGAAGGGGTTATGAGGGTTTGTGGAAGATTGACTTCATCGCCGTCGTTGACGTACGATGAACGACATCCCATTTTGCTTCCATACAATTGTCAATTTTCACGCCTGCTAGTGCGATTTATCCACGATATAAGTCTACATGGGGGTAATCAACTGGTCCTAAAGTTGATTCGTATGAAGTACTGGATCCCGAGGGCCAAGAATCTTATTAAGGCTGCCATAAACAAGTGTAAACCCTGCGTTATTTATAGGCACAAGTGCCATGAGCAGCTTATGTCCTCGCTTCCGCCAGAGAGGACGGAAATATCTCGTCCCTTCACTCATACCGGACTAGACTTTGCCGGCCCGTTTGACATAAAAAGCTTTTCCGGGAGAAATTGTCGCATGACGAAGGGCTAC GGATCATGTTTTACCAAAACTGGTTGCAAATACTGCCAAGGAAAACATCATAGCTTACTGCATCTGCATCCACGATTAAAAAAGGATAAACCTTCACGCCGTAAGCAAAGAACTCTTCGAGGGGAACCTGAGCCTAAACCATCAACCAGTGCTGCTGGAGCCGCACGAAACAGGTCCCAAAAAACCGAGTCAAAGGACAGGACAACACCAACCGAAACTGACTACAGTAATACCTCACTGTCCGCAATTCTGAAGCAAAATCTAATGACACTCCTTCCTACTGCCGTTGTCAAGATACTCAGCCCCAAAGGAGAAC GGACATCCTCAGCGTGTTGGTTACGTAAAAAAAAGAGACCACAACAACAGAATCATGATCAACCTACAAATATCCGCTACTCAAATATCGATTATAACAGTCGACCAGCCGCACAAATCTATAATGTCCACATATTTTCGACAAACAGTAAGAAAATGGAAGTTGAGAAGAGGGTCATTAATTTTGACGGCTCTGAAAAGACAATAAACGTCGGGGAATTCGTTTTTAGTGTGGAGAGGTTAAGGGAAGACTATAAGTGTCGCCGgtcggccgatacgggatga
- the LOC131996802 gene encoding uncharacterized protein LOC131996802: protein MNNSKTIKKTTPKQFEALVDFMCQNPNIAKGYHKNTDKLSIKEQWNNLQRKLNSLGPPTREAEGWMKVWADMKSSVKKKIVHNKMESRATGGGIFNQKLLTPLEEAVAGLLQINSIVSPECPSIGVQSSPVNLIQEILEDEVDGHVSEDNVEVDIQPNTSTRKRKQRTVDKNVLLDQQLKIQTSLYEEVKKSFILLFYFLLRNV, encoded by the exons atGAATAACAGCAAAAC GATAAAGAAAACgacaccaaaacaatttgaagCTCTTGTGGATTTTATGTGTCAAAACCCAAATATAGCTAAAGGATACCATAAAAACACAGACAAGTTGTCCATTAAAGAGCAGTGGAATAATTTGCAAAGGAAGCTGAATAGTTTAGGCCCTCCCACACGTGAGGCTGAAGGTTGGATGAAGGTATGGGCAGATATGAAGAGCAGCGTTAAGAAGAAAATCGTGCACAATAAGATGGAAAGCCGTGCAACTGGTGGAGGCATTTTCAACCAGAAGTTGTTGACACCTTTGGAGGAGGCAGTAGCAGGACTACTGCAAATCAATTCTATTGTAAGTCCAGAATGCCCATCCATCGGTGTTCAAAGCTCGCCGGTAAACCTGATTCAAGAAATTTTGGAGGACGAAGTTGATGGACACGTCAGCGAGGACAATGTAGAAGTGGATATCCAACCCAATACTTCCACTCGAAAAAGGAAGCAACGAACTGTGGACAAAAATGTACTTCTGGATCAACAGCTTAAAATTCAGACAAGTTTAtatgaagaagtaaaaaagagttttattttacttttttactttttattacgAAACGTTTAA